One Oryza brachyantha chromosome 3, ObraRS2, whole genome shotgun sequence DNA segment encodes these proteins:
- the LOC102713616 gene encoding LOB domain-containing protein 37-like, whose protein sequence is MSCNGCRVLRKGCSDACVLRPSIEWIDGAQPQANATVFVAKFFGRAGLVASLAAVPLHHRPALFQSLLYEACGRTINPVSGAIGLMWTGNWDLCQAAADAVLRGDSLSALSAVPAAFTDRDMAGLYGNVGGASSSSSPAAENSSASAPGGPRRKRARNNGAGERGHQQQAADHHRQLPPAVLLQSCELDLCLTPVSPLSAGGGGRAQLAAGGAGASDEHSTTTCEEASGDADAGAPTLLNLFS, encoded by the exons ATGAGCTGCAACGGGTGCCGCGTGCTGCGGAAGGGGTGCAGCGACGCGTGCGTGCTGCGGCCCAGCATCGAGTGGATCGACGGCGCCCAGCCGCAGGCCAACGCCACCGTCTTCGTCGCCAAGTTCTtcggccgcgccggcctcgtcgcctccctcgccgccgtccctctCCACCACCGCCCTG CGCTGTTCCAGTCGCTTCTATACGAGGCGTGCGGTCGGACGATCAACCCGGTGAGCGGCGCCATCGGGCTCATGTGGACGGGCAACTGGGACCTCTgccaggccgccgccgacgccgtcctcCGCGGCGACTCCCTCAGCGCGCTCTCCGCCGTGCCCGCCGCATTCACCGACCGCGACATGGCCGGCCTCTACGGcaacgtcggcggcgcgtcctcctcctcctcgcccgcgGCGGAGAACTCCTCGGCCTCCGCACCGGGCGGGCCCCGGAGGAAGCGAGCCAGGAacaacggcgccggcgagcgcggaCACCAGCAGCAGGCCGCCGATCATCATCGCCAGCTGCCGCCCGCGGTGCTGCTGCAGTCGTGCGAGCTGGACCTCTGCCTCACGCCGGTCTCGCCGctgtcggccggcggcggggggcgggCGCAGCTGGCagctggcggcgccggcgcgtcgGACGAGcactcgacgacgacgtgcgAGGAAGCcagcggcgacgccgacgccggggCGCCCACGCTGCTGAATCTCTTcagctga